From Candidatus Lernaella stagnicola:
TATCGCAACCACGAACGAGTCGGCCGGTGGTTCAAGTACGTTCACCTGCTGATCGTGATGACCGCGGCGGCCGCCGGCTACGGGCTGGCTTTCCTCTTTGACCCCATCGCCCTGTTTACGCGGATCAGCGCGTATCTTCTGCACCCGGCAACGGCGTTTGTCGGTAATGCGGGGCTCGACGCCATGCGGCCGTTGGCCGGTAAAGCGGATTGGCTGACTCTGTACTATCTCGACCTGCACCAGCCGCTGCTGTCTTCGGGGGCGATCGTCGCCGCGATCATGCTTGTGGGTATCCTGTGGCTCAACCGCGTGCAACGGCGCTTTTGGTGCCGCAGCGTCTGCCCGCTCGGCGCGTTGCTGGGGCTGGCGGCGCGGCTGACTCCCTTTCCGCGGCACGTCGGCGCGGCGTGCGACCACGACGGTAAATGTCGGCGCGTTTGCGAAACCGGAGCCATCGGCGAAAACGAGTTCGAATACGACCCCGCCGAATGCATCAACTGCAATCGCTGCGTGACCGATTGTCACCTGCACGTCGTTCGTTTCGGCCCGGGTTCGCCTTTGCTTCGCCTGGGGCGGCCGCTGGATTTGACACGGCGGCGGCTGCTGGCCGGTTTGGCCGGCGGCGCTTTCGGCGCGCTGCTGTTTCACGGCAGCCCGGCGCGGGCCGTACAAAGCGACACCTTGCTGCGCCCGCCCGGCGCACTACCGGAAGACGAGTTTCGCAAACGCTGCATCCGATGCGGGCAGTGCGTGAAAGCTTGTCCGACCAATACGCTGCAGCCGGATTGGTTCGAAAGCGGCCTGGAGGGGCTATGGTCGCCGCTGCACCGGATGCGCGTCGGACCGTGCGACCAAGGGTGCAACGTCTGCGGATCGGTGTGC
This genomic window contains:
- a CDS encoding 4Fe-4S binding protein, translated to MSVRRGFQLFFLLVFFVLIGLTTYPLKTPVPVELFLRMDPLLLIGASLAARTAVAGLGAAFVILAATALLGRFFCGWICPLGTTIELADDLLQRKGKRRYRNHERVGRWFKYVHLLIVMTAAAAGYGLAFLFDPIALFTRISAYLLHPATAFVGNAGLDAMRPLAGKADWLTLYYLDLHQPLLSSGAIVAAIMLVGILWLNRVQRRFWCRSVCPLGALLGLAARLTPFPRHVGAACDHDGKCRRVCETGAIGENEFEYDPAECINCNRCVTDCHLHVVRFGPGSPLLRLGRPLDLTRRRLLAGLAGGAFGALLFHGSPARAVQSDTLLRPPGALPEDEFRKRCIRCGQCVKACPTNTLQPDWFESGLEGLWSPLHRMRVGPCDQGCNVCGSVCPTGAIRPLDLYEKRYAKIGTAVIDQQRCVVWAGERFCLVCDEACPYNAIFFVQDEQGKRRPYVDRTRCNGCGQCETVCPVAGAGAIVIRPDNEIRLAEGSYVAEAERRGYKFEKGVAEDEFKGEGGYPEAQ